The following are encoded in a window of Prochlorococcus marinus CUG1417 genomic DNA:
- a CDS encoding DUF697 domain-containing protein, with product MNYLILKYIKYLLLILIVYILFSIFIRIVNIYTLLFLILISYIFYNIDKKLFKKIVYKVIYKNKKNTLSFKNTYGAAKISLEGVEKINKKINDKVKVELLNYKRNKLESQLKTGDYKVTLFGAGSSGKTSIARSLLKNIVGQTSAKIGTTKQINSYKIRIPILKRNINIVDTPGLFEPSKLGEEREKTTIIQASNSDIVLFVLDQDINKYENYLIKELLKIKKKIIIVLNKCDLRSRNENNLIKENIISITSARKNKISVVQTIAVPQQPSYIKSDALNLVPEVGSLFREIIETLDNNGEELLADNILFRSNKLGIKSKNFLQEQRYLMSNKVINKYMWITGGVILVNPLPAVDFLTTTSVNLQMILELSKIYEIKLTKKDAKDLAKSLLSALAKQGILKGGLAILSPVLATSLTKIIVSKSIQSVTAGWLIRIVGLSLIEYFKNGQDWGDGGIQEVVDKIYRISKREDILKNFVKEAISKIEMKKYFKSNKSLPPFTM from the coding sequence ATGAATTACTTGATATTGAAATATATAAAGTATCTTTTATTAATATTAATTGTATATATTTTATTTTCAATATTTATAAGAATAGTAAATATTTATACACTTTTATTTTTAATATTAATTAGTTATATCTTTTATAATATTGATAAAAAATTATTTAAAAAAATAGTTTATAAAGTTATATACAAAAATAAAAAAAATACACTTTCATTCAAAAATACATATGGTGCTGCAAAGATAAGTTTGGAAGGGGTCGAGAAAATTAATAAAAAAATTAACGATAAAGTAAAAGTTGAATTGTTAAATTACAAAAGAAACAAACTAGAGTCCCAATTAAAAACAGGAGATTATAAAGTTACTCTTTTTGGAGCAGGTTCCTCAGGAAAAACATCTATAGCAAGATCTTTATTGAAAAACATTGTAGGACAAACTTCAGCAAAAATAGGTACTACAAAGCAAATTAATAGTTATAAAATTCGTATCCCAATATTAAAAAGAAACATCAATATAGTAGATACTCCGGGTTTATTCGAACCATCTAAATTAGGAGAAGAAAGAGAAAAAACAACAATCATACAAGCATCAAATTCTGACATAGTTCTTTTTGTGTTAGATCAGGACATAAATAAATACGAAAACTATTTAATTAAAGAATTATTGAAAATAAAGAAAAAAATAATAATAGTTCTAAATAAATGTGATTTGAGGTCTAGAAATGAAAATAACCTCATCAAAGAAAATATAATTTCTATAACTTCCGCTAGAAAAAATAAAATTTCAGTAGTTCAAACAATTGCAGTACCTCAACAACCTTCCTATATAAAATCAGATGCTTTAAATTTAGTTCCAGAGGTAGGAAGTTTATTTAGAGAAATAATTGAAACGCTCGATAATAATGGTGAAGAGTTATTGGCGGATAATATTCTTTTTCGCTCAAATAAATTAGGTATTAAAAGTAAAAATTTCCTGCAAGAACAAAGATATTTAATGTCAAATAAAGTGATTAATAAATATATGTGGATAACAGGAGGAGTAATACTAGTTAATCCACTACCAGCCGTTGATTTCCTTACTACTACGTCTGTAAACCTTCAAATGATTTTGGAATTATCAAAAATATATGAAATAAAGCTTACAAAAAAAGATGCAAAAGATTTAGCAAAATCATTGCTAAGCGCATTGGCCAAACAAGGGATACTAAAAGGGGGTCTCGCCATTCTTTCTCCTGTTTTAGCTACAAGCTTGACTAAAATAATAGTATCTAAATCCATACAATCTGTTACAGCAGGCTGGTTAATAAGAATAGTAGGACTAAGTTTGATTGAGTATTTTAAAAATGGGCAAGATTGGGGAGATGGAGGAATTCAAGAAGTAGTAGATAAGATCTATAGAATAAGTAAGAGGGAGGACATTTTAAAAAACTTCGTTAAAGAAGCTATTTCAAAAATTGAAATGAAAAAGTATTTTAAATCAAATAAAAGTTTGCCTCCATTTACTATGTAA
- the lspA gene encoding signal peptidase II encodes MINKIQTKLYFLSLSIFIVLIDQFTKYLMSYNNKLFINKDFLLFKLDLVKNYGAAFNIFSGSRIFLSLISIFFSILLIYLILRKNTLNTFDLYSYSFILGGTIGNGIDRIYKGFVVDFINLNIINFPVFNIADISINIGFIFLLYNIFKNNR; translated from the coding sequence ATGATTAATAAAATACAAACAAAATTATATTTTTTATCTTTAAGTATTTTTATTGTTCTAATAGATCAATTTACGAAATATTTAATGTCATATAATAATAAATTATTTATTAATAAAGATTTTCTTTTATTCAAATTAGACTTAGTAAAAAATTACGGGGCCGCATTTAACATTTTTAGTGGTAGTAGAATATTTTTATCTTTAATAAGTATTTTTTTCTCAATATTACTTATTTATTTAATATTAAGGAAAAATACTTTAAACACATTTGATCTATATTCTTATAGCTTTATTCTTGGCGGAACTATTGGTAATGGTATAGATAGAATATATAAAGGTTTTGTGGTAGATTTTATAAATTTAAATATTATAAATTTTCCTGTTTTTAATATTGCTGATATTTCTATTAATATTGGTTTTATTTTTTTGCTGTATAACATTTTTAAAAATAATCGATAA
- a CDS encoding biotin transporter BioY produces the protein MLNFYKLIEILVSLQSIVITSMLPVFIPLTFIYKSSNNFELPITWQIPTIILLTLIFHKKVVFRAFSIYIILGLFIFPVFHQGGSIGYLLTPNFGYLLGLYPLIKIIDNLNTRNKIKIGNFLKNGFIGICAMHLTGIFYNLIQVIFHSQFKLFLYNLGKYSFGKIGYHFLMLFPLLLLIKPIERLKRSK, from the coding sequence ATGCTCAATTTTTATAAATTAATTGAGATACTTGTGAGTCTTCAATCAATAGTAATAACATCAATGTTACCTGTATTTATTCCACTAACTTTTATCTATAAATCTAGTAATAACTTTGAGTTGCCTATCACATGGCAAATTCCAACTATAATTTTATTAACACTCATATTTCATAAAAAAGTTGTTTTCAGGGCATTTTCTATATATATAATTTTGGGTTTATTCATATTTCCTGTCTTTCATCAAGGAGGTTCAATAGGTTATTTGCTCACTCCAAATTTTGGATATTTATTAGGTTTATATCCATTAATCAAAATAATTGATAATTTAAATACAAGAAATAAAATAAAGATTGGAAATTTTTTAAAGAATGGATTTATAGGGATATGTGCTATGCATTTAACTGGGATATTTTACAACCTTATACAGGTTATATTCCACAGTCAATTTAAATTATTTTTATATAATTTAGGAAAATACTCATTTGGTAAGATTGGATATCATTTTTTAATGCTTTTTCCACTTTTATTACTTATAAAGCCTATAGAACGTTTAAAACGAAGCAAATAA
- a CDS encoding ABC transporter permease → MSRNISIKEALGMATKTLVSNKLRSSLTMLGIIIGNASVITLVGLGRGAQTLAKNQLSNLGANVLFIVPGNNDTRRRGISFPKNLVLEDALAISNQVPTVRKVAPQISANEIVQSNSKSLNISIAGVTPEFLEVRSFEVDKGRFLSKSDVNSARSYVVIGPDLKEEFFNDNSSSLGKKIRIKDHTYEIIGILKPKGAVFGSNQDKNAYIPLTTMVNRITGKDPTYGVSLSFISVEAINKNATSAAKFQITNLLRQRHKIIRDDDFAVRSQEDALNIVTNITSGLTFLLAGIGAVSLVVGGIGIMNIMLVSVSERTEEIGLRKAIGAKQSDILIQFLIEALILSTIGGLIGTTTGLSGVFLLSLITPLPASVGITTTFSTMIISGSIGLIFGVLPAKRASKLDPIVALRSL, encoded by the coding sequence ATGTCTAGAAATATATCAATAAAAGAAGCCTTAGGTATGGCCACAAAAACCCTAGTTTCGAACAAATTGAGAAGTTCGTTAACAATGCTTGGGATTATCATAGGAAATGCATCAGTTATTACACTTGTTGGACTTGGAAGAGGTGCCCAAACATTAGCAAAAAATCAATTAAGTAATTTAGGTGCAAATGTTTTATTCATTGTTCCTGGGAATAATGATACAAGAAGAAGAGGAATTTCATTTCCGAAAAACCTAGTTTTAGAAGATGCATTAGCAATAAGCAATCAAGTCCCAACAGTTAGAAAAGTTGCTCCTCAAATCTCTGCTAACGAAATAGTACAATCAAATTCTAAAAGCCTTAATATATCAATTGCTGGAGTAACTCCTGAATTTCTTGAAGTAAGAAGCTTTGAAGTAGATAAGGGAAGATTTTTATCAAAAAGTGATGTTAATAGTGCAAGAAGTTATGTTGTAATAGGTCCTGATCTTAAAGAAGAATTTTTTAATGATAATTCTTCATCACTTGGAAAAAAAATCAGAATTAAAGACCATACCTATGAAATTATCGGAATATTAAAGCCAAAAGGTGCTGTATTTGGAAGTAATCAAGACAAAAATGCTTATATACCATTGACAACCATGGTCAATAGAATTACAGGGAAGGACCCGACATACGGAGTAAGTTTAAGCTTCATTAGTGTAGAAGCGATAAATAAAAATGCAACTAGTGCCGCTAAATTTCAAATTACCAACTTATTAAGGCAAAGACATAAAATAATAAGAGATGATGACTTTGCGGTTAGATCACAAGAAGATGCTTTGAATATAGTAACCAACATAACAAGTGGACTTACATTTTTACTGGCTGGTATTGGAGCAGTATCCTTAGTGGTTGGAGGTATAGGAATCATGAATATTATGCTCGTTTCTGTAAGCGAAAGAACTGAAGAGATTGGACTTAGAAAAGCAATAGGAGCTAAACAGTCAGATATCTTAATTCAATTTTTAATTGAGGCATTGATTTTATCTACAATTGGAGGATTAATTGGTACAACAACTGGATTATCAGGTGTTTTTCTTTTATCTCTGATAACACCACTTCCTGCATCAGTAGGAATTACAACTACTTTTTCCACCATGATCATCTCAGGATCAATAGGTTTAATCTTTGGCGTTTTACCTGCTAAAAGAGCTTCTAAATTAGATCCAATTGTTGCATTAAGAAGTTTATAA